The Neobacillus sp. OS1-2 genome includes a window with the following:
- a CDS encoding methyltransferase domain-containing protein produces the protein MGGLTYFDFLAKFGVGGAHPGGILLTQNILSSENISKNSHVLDAGCGTGQTAAYLHQQYKAKVYGLEINPIMVEKARDRFQTLQLPIQLIHGSIEEIPFDDHTFDFILSESVLAFVNKPKALREFHRVLKKGGRLIANEMTINKKLNPQEEAEIMNFYAVDSLLMEEDWNRLLQEVGFQNIEIKAQNPALSHGNHAPEFNFSKDFEPELFHILNEHGNIVLKYQDILSYRVITVSK, from the coding sequence ATGGGAGGTCTAACCTATTTTGATTTCTTGGCGAAGTTTGGCGTTGGCGGTGCCCATCCTGGTGGTATACTATTGACGCAAAATATTCTTTCAAGTGAAAATATCTCCAAAAACTCCCATGTTTTAGATGCAGGCTGCGGCACAGGACAAACGGCGGCATATTTGCACCAACAATATAAAGCGAAAGTCTATGGATTGGAAATAAATCCAATCATGGTCGAAAAAGCGAGAGACCGCTTTCAGACACTACAACTTCCCATCCAATTAATCCACGGATCAATTGAAGAAATTCCATTTGACGATCATACCTTTGATTTTATCTTATCTGAGTCTGTTTTAGCATTTGTTAATAAACCTAAGGCCCTTAGGGAATTTCATCGCGTACTAAAAAAAGGCGGCCGTTTAATTGCCAACGAAATGACGATAAACAAGAAACTTAATCCGCAAGAAGAAGCAGAAATAATGAACTTTTACGCAGTTGATTCCTTATTAATGGAAGAAGATTGGAACCGCTTATTACAAGAAGTTGGTTTTCAAAACATTGAAATTAAGGCACAAAACCCAGCTCTCAGTCATGGGAACCATGCCCCGGAATTTAATTTTTCAAAAGATTTTGAACCTGAGCTTTTTCATATCTTGAATGAGCATGGAAATATTGTCTTGAAATATCAGGATATTTTAAGCTATCGGGTCATCACTGTGTCAAAATAA
- a CDS encoding sigma-G-dependent sporulation-specific acid-soluble spore protein CsgA, translating into MDQTLRYLRETLSNYTEDYAEGRHLYLKLSKGAYASEASFVRDLGQKEIYFLNRMLPKEINYAKEEQDEKRAHELNEVFELLF; encoded by the coding sequence ATGGATCAGACTCTGAGATATTTAAGAGAAACATTATCAAATTATACAGAAGATTATGCAGAGGGTCGGCATCTATACTTGAAACTATCGAAGGGCGCTTATGCATCGGAAGCTTCCTTTGTACGAGATTTAGGTCAGAAAGAAATATATTTTTTAAATCGGATGCTGCCTAAAGAAATTAATTACGCAAAAGAAGAACAAGATGAGAAGAGAGCACATGAACTTAATGAGGTTTTTGAGCTGCTCTTTTAA
- a CDS encoding enoyl-CoA hydratase/isomerase family protein — protein MTQEHLLVEKLGPVLSLTLNRPESLNAFSPEMILGLKDALHNAQKDEDIQVIVLSGSGRAFSAGGDVKTMGQAKGAQVYEHIGKLNELILLMKETEKPIIAAVHGFAAGAGFNLAIACDLIVAADDSKFALSFSQVGLISDGGGSYLLPRLIGPHLAKQFFFTAEPIPAERLYHLGVINYLVPLEKLQEETTKFALKLAHGPGKAFGKQKKLIDQSFTSSLEEILEQERLIQTLMVETADHQEGISAFKEKRKPAFKGK, from the coding sequence ATGACACAGGAACATTTGTTGGTTGAAAAATTAGGTCCAGTCCTGTCTTTAACATTAAACCGCCCGGAAAGCTTGAATGCCTTTAGCCCAGAGATGATTTTAGGATTGAAGGATGCTCTTCATAATGCCCAAAAGGATGAAGATATTCAGGTCATTGTGTTGTCTGGGTCCGGGCGTGCATTTAGTGCCGGTGGTGACGTTAAAACGATGGGGCAGGCAAAAGGTGCTCAAGTGTATGAACACATCGGAAAACTCAATGAATTAATTTTGTTAATGAAAGAAACTGAAAAGCCAATTATTGCCGCTGTTCACGGGTTTGCAGCGGGGGCTGGATTTAATTTAGCTATAGCTTGTGATTTAATTGTTGCTGCAGACGATAGTAAATTTGCTCTTAGCTTTTCGCAAGTCGGCTTAATTTCAGATGGTGGTGGTTCCTATTTACTGCCAAGACTGATTGGCCCGCACTTAGCAAAACAATTCTTCTTTACGGCAGAGCCAATTCCTGCTGAGCGCCTCTATCATTTAGGGGTAATCAATTATCTTGTTCCATTGGAAAAGCTCCAAGAGGAAACAACGAAATTTGCCCTAAAATTAGCGCATGGACCCGGCAAAGCTTTTGGTAAGCAAAAGAAATTAATCGATCAATCGTTTACCTCTTCGCTTGAGGAAATCCTCGAACAGGAACGTTTAATTCAGACTTTAATGGTGGAAACAGCTGACCACCAAGAGGGCATTTCAGCATTTAAGGAAAAGAGAAAACCAGCATTTAAAGGGAAATAG
- a CDS encoding YitT family protein, producing MTEFQEMSLTEQQEAILANIQHRRLTKRKIFQRILLITIGAILMSVGLEIFLVPNNVIDGGITGISIMLSYLTGWKLGIFLFILNIPFFFIGYKQIGKTFALSTLYGIIILSIGTTLLHPVPAFTQDILLATVFGGIVLGIGVGLVIRYGGSLDGTEILAILFNNKLPFSVGEIIMFFNLFILGCAGFVFSWDRAMYSLIAYFVAYKTIDVTITGLDESKSVWIISDNARQIGDAIMNRLGRGVTYINGEGAYSGDDKKVIFCVINRLEEAKLKEIVTESDDSAFLAVADIAEVRGGRFKKKDIH from the coding sequence ATATTGGCAAATATTCAACATCGTCGATTGACCAAAAGAAAAATCTTTCAACGAATATTGTTAATCACCATTGGTGCCATTTTAATGTCCGTGGGGCTTGAAATCTTCCTCGTTCCGAATAATGTTATTGATGGCGGGATTACAGGTATTTCCATCATGCTTTCTTATCTAACCGGTTGGAAACTAGGTATTTTCCTTTTTATTTTAAATATTCCTTTTTTCTTTATTGGCTACAAACAGATTGGAAAGACCTTCGCTTTATCCACTCTATATGGCATCATTATTCTTTCAATTGGTACCACGCTGCTTCATCCGGTTCCGGCGTTTACTCAAGATATCCTTCTTGCTACTGTTTTTGGGGGAATTGTTCTTGGCATTGGGGTTGGTCTGGTCATAAGGTACGGGGGTTCACTTGATGGTACTGAAATACTAGCCATTCTCTTTAATAATAAACTTCCTTTTTCAGTCGGGGAAATTATTATGTTCTTTAATCTCTTCATCCTTGGTTGTGCCGGGTTTGTGTTTTCATGGGATCGGGCGATGTATTCGCTCATTGCTTATTTTGTTGCTTACAAAACGATTGACGTTACGATTACTGGACTTGATGAATCCAAATCGGTGTGGATCATTAGCGATAATGCCAGACAAATTGGTGATGCGATTATGAATCGCTTAGGCCGTGGTGTTACTTACATTAATGGCGAGGGAGCCTATTCAGGTGACGATAAAAAAGTTATCTTTTGTGTCATCAATCGTCTTGAGGAAGCAAAATTAAAGGAAATTGTTACCGAAAGTGATGATAGCGCTTTTTTAGCGGTTGCCGATATCGCTGAAGTTCGTGGTGGACGGTTTAAGAAAAAAGACATTCATTAG
- a CDS encoding VanW family protein, with protein MILPWIFGLLLTAQQIHTPDHLVITKDGTNVTYIDRMDFSFPYTDLPIIDSNKFNQLLDQLDKQFSTAPTDASLDSAGNILSEQVGYQVHRQAFTEQFYAYFFSHRQGKLEIPMQPVYPKVDSELLGDIRSMRIGRYVTTFNSSNKKRTTNIKLATAAINNYVVFPGESFSFNKVVGKRTATKGYLKAKVIVRGEFSEDIGGGICQVSSTLFNAVDNAGLKIVQRFSHSRKVPYIPPGRDATVSWYGPDFVFKNIYSQPVLIRANTLGNMLVIKLYSSESIQYIPRKIPEAPY; from the coding sequence ATGATTTTACCTTGGATTTTCGGACTATTACTTACGGCTCAACAAATACATACTCCAGATCATTTAGTCATTACAAAAGACGGCACCAATGTCACCTATATCGATCGTATGGATTTTTCTTTTCCATATACAGATTTGCCGATTATCGATTCCAACAAGTTCAATCAATTATTAGACCAGCTAGACAAACAATTTTCCACAGCGCCTACTGATGCTAGCCTAGATTCGGCTGGTAATATCCTATCGGAACAAGTTGGTTACCAGGTCCATCGTCAAGCCTTTACTGAACAATTCTATGCTTATTTTTTTTCACATAGACAGGGAAAATTAGAAATTCCCATGCAGCCCGTATATCCAAAAGTGGATAGCGAGTTACTTGGGGATATTCGAAGCATGCGGATTGGACGATATGTCACCACTTTTAATTCTAGCAATAAAAAACGCACTACTAATATTAAATTGGCAACGGCGGCCATTAACAATTATGTCGTCTTTCCGGGCGAATCATTTTCATTTAACAAAGTGGTCGGGAAACGGACGGCTACAAAAGGGTATTTAAAGGCTAAAGTAATTGTTAGAGGTGAATTTTCAGAAGACATTGGCGGCGGAATATGTCAGGTATCCTCAACCCTTTTTAATGCAGTAGATAATGCCGGGCTAAAGATTGTCCAGCGGTTTTCCCATAGTAGAAAGGTTCCCTACATTCCCCCTGGCAGGGATGCAACTGTAAGCTGGTACGGACCCGATTTTGTATTTAAAAATATATATTCCCAACCGGTATTAATTCGGGCAAATACGCTTGGAAATATGCTAGTTATTAAACTGTATTCTTCAGAAAGTATACAGTACATACCAAGAAAGATTCCCGAAGCACCTTATTAA
- a CDS encoding 2-phosphosulfolactate phosphatase: MKKIHLLMKKEDIKEEKIADGKKHAVILDVLLATTTIVSALKDGAKEVIPVLHSREAMELAAAFQTGEYVLAGELDAKPIDGFVYPSPTLIKESINGKTLILSTTNGTVALRKSASAKKVYIASLLNNPAVANALKNLPEDQTILVICSGNSGETSLEDFFGAGHFIDCLLKNGEYDLTDAAKSAMYFYRGQQDAYEILRDSYVGKLLDRYNQDNDLKLAASEGVTSIVPILCEGKVVLESSCSPTSYENFV, translated from the coding sequence ATGAAGAAAATTCATCTTCTTATGAAGAAGGAAGACATCAAAGAGGAGAAAATCGCTGATGGGAAAAAACACGCAGTTATCTTAGATGTTCTTCTGGCAACAACCACGATTGTTTCGGCGTTAAAGGATGGGGCTAAGGAAGTTATTCCTGTTTTACATAGCAGGGAAGCTATGGAACTAGCGGCAGCGTTTCAAACAGGTGAATATGTACTTGCCGGTGAGCTCGATGCAAAACCAATAGACGGTTTTGTCTATCCTAGTCCCACCCTGATTAAGGAGTCAATCAACGGGAAGACATTGATTTTATCAACAACGAACGGGACGGTTGCCTTACGAAAATCTGCTTCGGCAAAAAAGGTTTATATCGCATCACTATTGAATAACCCGGCCGTTGCCAATGCTCTTAAAAACCTTCCTGAAGACCAAACCATTCTAGTTATTTGTTCGGGAAACTCTGGTGAAACGAGTTTGGAAGATTTCTTCGGCGCCGGTCATTTCATAGATTGCTTGCTGAAAAATGGCGAATATGACTTAACAGATGCCGCGAAGTCTGCCATGTATTTTTATCGTGGCCAACAGGATGCTTATGAAATTCTACGGGATTCCTATGTTGGAAAACTATTAGATAGATATAATCAGGACAACGACTTAAAACTGGCGGCATCCGAGGGAGTTACCTCGATTGTGCCTATTTTATGTGAGGGAAAAGTAGTTTTGGAATCATCCTGTTCTCCTACATCTTATGAAAACTTTGTGTAA
- a CDS encoding alpha/beta hydrolase: MKSIEKEVTIQSKVALKGTLSQPEVRSEKSPAILIIPGTGKLDRNGKVNKKLEVKLYRQLAEFLTSIGFINLRYDKRGVAGSEGDYLTTGLWDIVDDAQAAVQFLKSLPEVDHKKVIVLGHSEGAMIGTALAAREELGGLILLAGAVENLSEAMKRQRDIGTQDILNAKGFQGMFLRLVGAHKKIEKQAQKSIEKIVNSTSDVIRMSFVKINAKWLREHFGYNVREDLAKVTCPVLAITGARDIQANPEVLKDLPMYVKGDAQYHIVENMGHACKMETIPSTILTAKKDMIAEGNLPIHPELVQLLETWLQNYFVINLPEVRVIL; the protein is encoded by the coding sequence ATGAAATCGATCGAAAAAGAAGTAACGATTCAAAGTAAAGTTGCCCTTAAGGGGACTCTTAGTCAACCAGAGGTTCGGTCCGAAAAATCACCAGCTATTCTTATCATCCCAGGGACAGGAAAATTGGATCGAAATGGCAAAGTAAATAAAAAACTGGAAGTGAAGCTGTACCGCCAATTAGCCGAGTTTTTAACATCTATTGGCTTTATTAATTTGAGATATGATAAACGCGGGGTGGCAGGTAGTGAAGGAGATTATTTAACAACTGGATTATGGGATATAGTCGATGACGCACAGGCAGCCGTTCAATTTTTAAAAAGCCTTCCCGAGGTGGATCATAAAAAGGTCATTGTTTTAGGTCATAGTGAAGGAGCAATGATTGGAACGGCATTAGCTGCAAGGGAAGAACTAGGAGGGTTAATCCTGCTGGCCGGGGCTGTGGAAAATCTAAGTGAAGCAATGAAAAGGCAAAGAGATATTGGCACGCAAGACATTTTGAATGCCAAAGGATTTCAAGGCATGTTCCTTCGCTTAGTAGGGGCGCACAAAAAGATAGAAAAACAAGCGCAAAAATCAATTGAAAAGATAGTAAACTCCACCAGTGATGTTATAAGGATGAGTTTTGTCAAAATAAATGCAAAGTGGTTGCGGGAACATTTTGGCTATAATGTGAGAGAGGATTTGGCAAAGGTTACCTGTCCTGTCCTTGCCATTACAGGAGCAAGAGATATACAGGCAAATCCAGAAGTATTGAAAGATTTGCCAATGTATGTAAAGGGCGATGCCCAGTATCATATTGTCGAAAATATGGGGCATGCATGTAAAATGGAAACAATCCCCTCCACAATATTAACTGCGAAAAAAGATATGATAGCGGAAGGAAACTTGCCTATTCATCCGGAGTTAGTCCAGCTGCTCGAGACTTGGCTTCAAAATTACTTTGTAATAAATCTTCCTGAGGTGAGGGTAATCCTCTAA
- a CDS encoding thioesterase family protein: protein MHETKVTVRFGETDALGHINNTSYFIYLEEARIRFIEQLGFKMNIENWNFILASTKCDFISQGYFGQELTIKTYVSKIGTKSFQLEHDIVSTQTNELVAKGNAIMVYFDFETQKSEQIPELLKEELKDYLVLS from the coding sequence GTGCATGAGACAAAAGTAACAGTACGTTTTGGCGAAACTGATGCGCTCGGTCATATAAATAACACAAGCTATTTTATTTATTTGGAAGAGGCACGAATCCGTTTTATTGAACAGTTAGGTTTTAAAATGAATATTGAAAATTGGAATTTTATTTTGGCCTCCACCAAATGTGATTTTATCAGTCAAGGGTATTTCGGTCAGGAATTAACGATTAAAACCTATGTTTCAAAAATTGGCACAAAGAGCTTTCAGCTTGAGCATGATATCGTCTCAACCCAGACAAATGAGCTCGTCGCTAAAGGGAATGCGATTATGGTTTATTTCGATTTTGAAACACAAAAAAGTGAACAAATACCTGAATTGTTAAAAGAGGAATTAAAGGATTATTTAGTTCTTTCATAA
- a CDS encoding NADPH:quinone oxidoreductase family protein: MKGVQLEEYGGPEVLQLIDMEKPVPTGHEVVIEIKAIGVNYADTARREGKYVVKTPLPFIPGAEIAGVVVEVGDQVTKVKPGTRIVTLIESGGYAEFALADERSVIPIPEHLDFHTAVALPLQGLSAYHILKTMGRLEKGESVLIHAAAGGVGTIAVQLAKLFGAGKIIATASSDEKLASAREMGADVLINYTEPDWEQQVLDATGGRGVNVALEMVGGDVFNKTVKCLATFGRLVIFGAASGEQSRFYPGTLMARNQSVIGFFLPQIMRKPELLQPSLVELFSYLGEGKLKLTIGGVFPLKDAAMVHTLLQSRKTQGKLILEP; the protein is encoded by the coding sequence GTGAAGGGTGTACAATTAGAGGAATACGGTGGACCGGAAGTATTACAGTTGATTGATATGGAAAAGCCGGTACCTACCGGTCACGAAGTAGTAATTGAAATTAAAGCAATAGGGGTCAACTATGCGGACACGGCACGGAGGGAAGGAAAATATGTGGTGAAAACGCCGCTGCCTTTTATTCCTGGTGCCGAAATTGCCGGGGTTGTCGTCGAAGTGGGCGATCAAGTGACGAAAGTCAAGCCTGGCACAAGAATCGTAACGTTAATCGAATCCGGTGGCTATGCCGAATTTGCCCTAGCCGATGAACGTTCCGTGATCCCAATTCCGGAACATTTAGATTTTCACACGGCTGTTGCCCTGCCGCTGCAAGGCTTAAGTGCCTATCATATACTAAAAACGATGGGCCGCTTGGAAAAGGGGGAAAGTGTCCTTATCCATGCCGCTGCAGGTGGGGTGGGCACCATCGCCGTTCAGCTTGCAAAATTGTTTGGCGCGGGAAAAATTATTGCTACTGCAAGTTCCGATGAAAAATTGGCATCGGCCCGGGAAATGGGAGCGGACGTCCTTATCAATTACACCGAGCCTGACTGGGAACAGCAAGTTCTTGATGCAACAGGCGGCAGAGGGGTAAATGTTGCACTTGAAATGGTCGGTGGAGATGTCTTCAATAAAACGGTCAAATGTCTTGCCACATTTGGACGCTTGGTTATCTTTGGAGCGGCAAGCGGAGAACAAAGCCGTTTCTATCCAGGAACACTTATGGCAAGAAATCAATCCGTCATCGGCTTCTTCCTGCCGCAAATTATGAGAAAACCAGAGCTGTTGCAGCCTAGTTTAGTAGAATTATTTTCATATCTCGGAGAGGGGAAATTGAAGCTTACCATTGGCGGTGTGTTCCCGTTAAAGGACGCAGCAATGGTTCATACATTATTACAATCGCGAAAGACGCAAGGGAAATTGATTTTAGAGCCATAG
- a CDS encoding phosphotransferase family protein, with product MRRQMNMDTIPVRKGEELDVLGLETYLRENVKSLPGDPLEVLQFSAGHSNLTYQLKMGDWEAVLRRPPLGPVAPKAHDMGREFKILSELNPIFSVAPEPVLFTENQAIVGSPFLVMERKNGVVIDTSFPKEVQVTKELCRHLSEVMVEKLVELHALDYKQTRLGEISKPEGFMERQVHGWIGRYERAKTDDIAVVDSLKKWLVEHTPKHHESTIIHYDYKFNNAMFNEKLTEMVGLFDWEMTTVGDPLADLGVAMSYWNHGDDSELLINGLGKSSVTAVHEGFFTRNEFIERYAKKSGRDVTNFNFYLTFAYFKLAVIGQQIYYRYKKGQTNDTRFANFNHFVKNLILHAASIADEKQ from the coding sequence ATGCGCCGCCAAATGAATATGGATACGATCCCAGTTCGAAAAGGTGAGGAATTGGATGTTCTTGGTTTGGAAACGTACTTACGGGAAAATGTCAAATCTTTGCCGGGGGATCCGCTTGAAGTCTTACAATTTTCCGCCGGGCATTCAAATTTAACCTACCAACTAAAGATGGGTGACTGGGAGGCTGTATTAAGACGCCCCCCTCTTGGGCCAGTGGCACCGAAAGCCCATGATATGGGAAGGGAATTTAAAATTCTCTCAGAGTTAAACCCTATTTTTTCTGTTGCGCCAGAACCAGTCTTGTTTACGGAAAATCAGGCAATCGTCGGCAGCCCCTTCTTAGTGATGGAAAGAAAAAATGGTGTTGTGATCGATACATCCTTCCCAAAAGAGGTTCAAGTCACGAAAGAACTGTGCCGACATCTTTCCGAAGTGATGGTTGAAAAACTAGTGGAATTACATGCCCTAGACTATAAACAGACTAGACTTGGGGAAATAAGCAAGCCAGAGGGATTTATGGAGAGGCAGGTCCATGGTTGGATTGGGCGCTATGAGAGAGCGAAGACCGATGATATTGCGGTTGTCGATTCATTGAAAAAATGGCTTGTGGAACATACACCTAAGCACCACGAGTCAACAATCATTCATTATGATTATAAATTTAATAATGCGATGTTTAATGAAAAGTTAACAGAAATGGTTGGGCTATTTGATTGGGAAATGACGACCGTTGGCGACCCGTTAGCAGACCTTGGCGTGGCAATGAGTTATTGGAATCACGGGGATGATTCTGAGCTATTAATTAACGGCTTGGGAAAGTCTTCGGTTACAGCTGTACATGAAGGCTTCTTTACAAGGAATGAATTTATCGAGCGCTATGCAAAAAAAAGTGGTCGGGATGTCACCAATTTTAATTTCTACTTAACCTTTGCTTATTTTAAACTGGCAGTCATAGGCCAACAAATCTATTATCGCTATAAAAAAGGGCAAACGAATGATACTCGGTTTGCTAATTTCAATCATTTTGTAAAAAATTTAATTTTACATGCAGCTAGTATTGCTGATGAAAAGCAGTAA
- a CDS encoding TetR/AcrR family transcriptional regulator, whose amino-acid sequence MRGKITEQSIRLFEKKGFSETSIQDIVDSLGVTKGTFYYYFSSKEELLMDIHLGYIDELLVHQDRIFKDPSKSCKEKLFEIVFMLLSDIKTTGAAAKIFFRELKNLNEEHTVLIHSKRDQFRLNIEDVIKKGIENGEFRHDLNTSIITFGILGITNWSYQWFNPNGICSDREVAEIFVEMILKGIQGD is encoded by the coding sequence GTGAGAGGGAAAATAACGGAACAAAGCATCCGCTTATTTGAAAAAAAGGGGTTTAGTGAGACATCGATTCAAGATATAGTGGATTCACTCGGTGTAACGAAAGGAACTTTTTACTATTATTTTTCAAGTAAAGAAGAATTGTTAATGGATATCCATTTAGGGTACATTGATGAATTACTTGTCCACCAGGACAGGATTTTTAAGGACCCATCAAAGTCCTGTAAAGAAAAATTATTTGAAATTGTCTTTATGCTTCTTTCCGATATCAAAACGACGGGTGCTGCCGCAAAAATATTTTTTCGGGAATTGAAAAATTTAAATGAGGAACACACAGTGCTCATTCATTCCAAACGGGACCAGTTTCGATTAAATATTGAGGATGTAATCAAGAAGGGAATTGAAAATGGTGAATTCCGTCATGATTTAAATACCTCGATCATCACGTTCGGAATTTTGGGAATCACGAATTGGAGTTACCAGTGGTTCAATCCAAACGGAATCTGCTCTGATCGAGAGGTAGCTGAAATTTTTGTCGAAATGATTTTAAAGGGAATTCAAGGTGACTGA